One genomic segment of Streptomyces sp. TLI_146 includes these proteins:
- a CDS encoding 3-oxoacyl-ACP reductase: protein MTDDITCRRLVGRTAVITGAGSGIGLAAARRLASEGAHVVCGDIDEAAAKKAADEVGGLAVRVDVTDAEQVDALFKAAYDTYGSVDIAFNNAGISPPDDDSILETGLEAWKRVQEVNLTSVYLCCKAAIPYMREQRRGSIINTASFVARMGAATSQISYTASKGGVLAMSRELGVQFAREGIRVNALCPGPVNTPLLQELFAKDPERAARRLVHIPLGRFAEADEIAAAVAFLASDDSSFVNATDFLVDGGISGAYVTPL, encoded by the coding sequence ATGACCGACGACATCACTTGCCGCCGCCTGGTCGGCCGTACCGCCGTCATCACCGGAGCCGGCAGCGGCATCGGTCTGGCGGCCGCGCGCCGGCTCGCCTCCGAGGGCGCCCATGTGGTCTGCGGCGACATCGACGAGGCGGCCGCCAAGAAGGCCGCGGACGAGGTCGGCGGGCTCGCCGTGCGCGTCGACGTCACCGACGCCGAGCAGGTCGACGCGCTCTTCAAGGCCGCGTACGACACCTACGGCAGCGTCGACATCGCCTTCAACAACGCCGGGATCTCGCCCCCCGACGACGACTCCATCCTGGAGACCGGCCTGGAGGCGTGGAAGCGGGTCCAGGAGGTCAATCTGACCTCGGTCTACCTGTGCTGCAAGGCGGCCATCCCGTACATGCGCGAGCAGCGCCGGGGCTCGATCATCAACACCGCGTCCTTCGTGGCCCGGATGGGCGCGGCGACCTCGCAGATCTCCTACACCGCGTCCAAGGGCGGCGTCCTCGCCATGTCGCGCGAGCTGGGCGTGCAGTTCGCCCGCGAGGGAATCCGCGTCAACGCGCTCTGCCCGGGGCCGGTCAACACCCCGCTGCTGCAGGAGCTGTTCGCCAAGGACCCGGAGCGGGCGGCGCGGCGCCTGGTGCACATCCCGCTCGGCCGGTTCGCCGAGGCCGACGAGATCGCCGCCGCCGTGGCCTTCCTGGCCAGCGACGACTCCTCGTTCGTCAACGCCACCGACTTCCTGGTGGACGGCGGTATCTCGGGCGCGTACGTGACGCCGCTCTAG
- a CDS encoding aldehyde dehydrogenase — protein MSDPYDPTEHQVLNPATEEVIATVPAATAADVDAAVVRAARAQVTWAALAPADRARLLRRFAAAVDGHLEELAQLEVREAGHTVGNARWEAGNVRDLLDYAAGGVERLTGRQIPVAGGLDITILEPLGVVGVIAPWNFPMPIAAWGTAPALAAGNAVILKPAETTPLTALRLAELALAAGLPEHLFQVLPGAGAVAGDALVEHPGVAKIVFTGSTRVGKQIMAKCAQRVKRVTLELGGKSANIVFADADVEAAAAAAPMSFLDNSGQDCCARTRILVQRPVYDRFLELLAPGIESVVVGDPADEKTQMGPLISRTQLERVRGYVPGDLPGIRGTAPEGPGFWFAPTVVTGVSPDAPVAVDEVFGPVAVVLPFDDEADAVRLANATEYGLSGSIWTRDVGRALRVSGAVAAGNLSVNSHSSVRYWTPFGGYKQSGLGRELGPDALAAFTETKNVFISTEA, from the coding sequence GTGTCCGATCCGTACGACCCGACCGAGCACCAGGTGCTCAACCCGGCGACGGAGGAGGTCATCGCGACCGTCCCCGCCGCCACCGCCGCCGATGTGGACGCCGCCGTTGTGCGGGCCGCCCGGGCGCAGGTGACGTGGGCGGCGCTCGCCCCCGCCGACCGCGCCCGGCTGCTGCGCCGCTTCGCCGCAGCCGTCGACGGACACCTCGAAGAACTCGCCCAGCTGGAGGTGCGCGAGGCCGGGCACACCGTCGGCAACGCCCGCTGGGAGGCGGGCAACGTCCGTGATCTGCTCGACTACGCGGCCGGCGGAGTGGAACGCCTGACCGGGCGTCAGATCCCGGTCGCGGGCGGCCTGGACATCACCATCCTGGAGCCGCTCGGCGTCGTCGGCGTCATCGCGCCCTGGAACTTCCCGATGCCGATCGCCGCCTGGGGCACCGCCCCCGCGCTCGCGGCCGGCAACGCGGTGATCCTCAAGCCCGCCGAGACCACCCCGCTCACCGCCCTGCGCCTGGCCGAACTCGCTCTGGCGGCGGGCCTGCCCGAGCACCTCTTCCAGGTCCTGCCGGGCGCGGGCGCCGTCGCGGGCGACGCGCTGGTCGAGCACCCCGGCGTCGCCAAGATCGTGTTCACCGGCTCCACCCGGGTCGGCAAGCAGATCATGGCCAAGTGCGCGCAGCGGGTGAAGCGGGTCACCCTCGAACTCGGCGGCAAGAGCGCCAACATCGTCTTCGCGGACGCCGACGTCGAGGCCGCCGCGGCCGCCGCCCCCATGTCCTTCCTCGACAACAGCGGCCAGGACTGCTGCGCCCGCACCCGCATCCTCGTCCAGCGCCCGGTCTACGACCGCTTCCTGGAGCTCCTCGCCCCCGGCATCGAGTCCGTGGTCGTCGGCGACCCGGCCGACGAGAAGACCCAGATGGGCCCGCTGATCTCGCGGACCCAGCTGGAGCGGGTACGCGGCTACGTCCCCGGCGACCTGCCGGGCATCCGGGGCACCGCCCCCGAGGGCCCCGGCTTCTGGTTCGCGCCCACCGTCGTCACCGGCGTCTCGCCCGACGCCCCGGTGGCGGTCGACGAGGTCTTCGGGCCGGTCGCGGTCGTCCTCCCCTTCGACGACGAGGCCGACGCCGTACGGCTGGCCAACGCGACCGAGTACGGCCTGTCCGGCTCGATCTGGACCCGTGACGTGGGGCGCGCGCTGCGCGTCTCCGGCGCCGTCGCGGCGGGCAACCTCTCCGTCAACTCGCACTCCAGCGTGCGCTACTGGACCCCCTTCGGCGGCTACAAGCAGTCCGGCCTCGGCCGTGAACTCGGCCCGGACGCGCTGGCCGCCTTCACCGAAACCAAGAACGTCTTCATCAGCACGGAGGCCTGA
- a CDS encoding glutamine synthetase family protein: MADRTPPLDIEALRALVESGEIDTVVLAFPDMQGRLQGKRFAARFFLDEVAAHGTEGCNYLLAVDTEMNTVEGYAMSSWERGYGDFAMHPDLATLRRVPWNEGTALLIADLAWNDGSPVVAAPRQILRRQLDRLAELGLTAQVGTELEFIVFRDSYEEAWDADYRGLTPANQYNIDYSVLGTGRIEPLLRRIRNEMAAAGLTVESAKGECNPGQHEIVFRYDEALVTCDQHAVYKTGAKEIASQEGVSLTFMAKYNEREGNSCHIHLSLTDEEGRNVMQGDGPEGMSDLMRHFLAGQLAALRDFSLLYAPNINSYKRFQPGSFAPTAVAWGHDNRTCALRVVGHGRSTRFENRLPGGDVNPHLAVAGLVAAGLYGVEHELELPDACTGNAYTGDYEHVPTTLREAAELWENSPIAKAAFGDEVVAHYRNMARVELDAFDAAVTDWELRRSFERL; the protein is encoded by the coding sequence GTGGCAGACCGCACACCCCCGCTCGACATCGAGGCGTTGCGCGCCCTCGTAGAGAGCGGCGAGATCGACACTGTGGTCCTGGCGTTCCCCGATATGCAAGGGCGGCTCCAGGGCAAGCGGTTCGCCGCACGATTCTTCCTCGACGAGGTCGCGGCCCACGGCACCGAGGGCTGCAACTACCTCCTCGCCGTGGACACCGAGATGAACACCGTCGAGGGCTACGCGATGTCGTCCTGGGAGCGGGGATACGGCGACTTCGCCATGCACCCCGACCTCGCGACCCTGCGCCGCGTCCCCTGGAACGAGGGCACCGCACTGCTGATCGCGGACCTCGCCTGGAACGACGGCTCGCCCGTCGTGGCCGCCCCGCGCCAGATCCTGCGCCGCCAGCTCGACCGGCTCGCCGAGCTCGGTCTGACCGCCCAGGTCGGCACCGAGCTGGAGTTCATCGTCTTCCGCGACAGCTACGAAGAGGCCTGGGACGCGGACTACCGGGGCCTGACCCCGGCCAACCAGTACAACATCGACTACTCGGTGCTCGGCACCGGCCGGATCGAGCCGCTGCTGCGCCGCATCCGCAACGAGATGGCGGCCGCGGGCCTGACCGTCGAGTCCGCCAAGGGCGAGTGCAACCCGGGCCAGCACGAGATCGTCTTCCGCTACGACGAGGCCCTGGTCACCTGCGACCAGCACGCCGTCTACAAGACCGGCGCCAAGGAGATCGCCTCCCAGGAGGGCGTCTCGCTCACCTTCATGGCGAAGTACAACGAGCGCGAGGGCAACTCCTGCCACATCCACCTCTCGCTCACCGACGAGGAGGGCCGCAACGTCATGCAGGGCGACGGGCCCGAGGGCATGTCGGACCTGATGCGGCACTTCCTCGCGGGCCAGCTGGCCGCCCTGCGGGACTTCTCGCTGCTTTACGCGCCGAACATCAACTCCTACAAGCGCTTCCAGCCCGGCTCCTTCGCGCCCACCGCCGTCGCCTGGGGCCACGACAACCGCACCTGCGCCCTGCGGGTCGTCGGCCACGGCCGCTCGACGCGGTTCGAGAACCGGCTGCCCGGCGGCGACGTCAACCCGCACCTCGCGGTCGCCGGACTGGTCGCGGCGGGCCTGTACGGGGTCGAGCACGAGCTGGAGCTGCCGGACGCCTGTACCGGCAACGCCTACACCGGCGACTACGAGCACGTCCCGACCACCCTGCGCGAGGCCGCCGAGCTGTGGGAGAACAGCCCCATCGCCAAGGCCGCCTTCGGGGACGAGGTGGTCGCGCACTACCGCAACATGGCGCGCGTCGAGCTGGACGCCTTCGACGCCGCGGTGACCGACTGGGAGCTCCGCCGCTCCTTCGAACGCCTGTGA
- a CDS encoding haloacid dehalogenase-like hydrolase, with protein MRSARRWQAAAAALAIAGSAFAAAPTAQARTGACPQLTVTQGWYGQNKARLQELVDTYGSCGRGAAKSHKPVAVFDWDNTVVKNDVGDATMYWMLRHSKIRRPSHGDWHTTSRYLTDLAAAALAVACPSGATTLPTATDTRCADEIRTVYGDGKTTGGATAFAGWDRRTIEPQYAWLAQLMSGWRTADVRSFARAARAENLAAPIGAEQQVGTAKVTGWVRYYDQQRDLIRTLRKAGFDVWITSASPEPVVDVWAGGVGIAPDHTIGIRPVTAHGRITPHLKGCGSVADGEDAMITYIDGKRCWINQEVFGVRGAAAERVQPAARRQVFAAGDSDTDVSFLRDATGLRLVLNRNKNELMCRAYDNGDGRWIVNPMFIQPKGRKSGAYPCATTAYTDHDGGAAPVRRSDGTVVPDQQDTVYGG; from the coding sequence ATGCGCAGTGCACGTCGTTGGCAGGCCGCGGCCGCCGCCCTGGCGATCGCGGGCAGCGCCTTCGCCGCCGCCCCCACCGCCCAGGCGAGGACCGGCGCGTGCCCCCAACTCACCGTGACACAGGGCTGGTACGGCCAGAACAAGGCCCGCCTCCAGGAGCTCGTCGACACCTACGGGAGCTGCGGCCGGGGCGCGGCCAAGAGCCACAAGCCCGTCGCGGTCTTCGACTGGGACAACACCGTCGTCAAGAACGACGTCGGCGACGCCACGATGTACTGGATGCTGCGCCACTCCAAGATCCGCCGCCCGTCGCACGGCGACTGGCACACCACCAGCCGCTATCTGACCGACCTGGCCGCCGCCGCACTCGCCGTCGCCTGCCCGTCCGGCGCCACCACCCTGCCCACCGCCACCGACACACGCTGCGCCGACGAGATACGTACGGTCTACGGGGACGGGAAGACGACGGGCGGGGCCACCGCTTTCGCGGGCTGGGACCGGCGCACGATCGAGCCGCAGTACGCCTGGCTCGCCCAGCTGATGAGCGGCTGGCGCACCGCCGATGTCCGCTCCTTCGCCCGGGCCGCCCGGGCCGAGAACCTGGCCGCGCCGATCGGCGCCGAGCAGCAGGTCGGCACGGCGAAGGTGACGGGCTGGGTGCGCTACTACGACCAGCAGCGCGATCTGATCCGTACCCTCCGCAAGGCCGGGTTCGACGTCTGGATCACCTCGGCGTCGCCCGAGCCGGTCGTCGACGTGTGGGCTGGCGGCGTCGGCATCGCGCCGGACCACACCATCGGCATCCGCCCGGTCACCGCGCACGGGCGGATCACCCCGCACCTCAAGGGCTGCGGCTCGGTGGCGGACGGCGAGGACGCGATGATCACGTACATCGACGGCAAGCGGTGCTGGATCAACCAGGAGGTGTTCGGGGTGCGCGGGGCCGCCGCCGAGCGGGTGCAGCCCGCCGCGCGGCGCCAGGTCTTCGCGGCCGGCGACTCCGACACGGACGTCTCGTTCCTGCGCGACGCGACCGGCCTGCGGCTCGTCCTGAACCGCAACAAGAACGAGCTGATGTGCCGGGCGTACGACAACGGCGACGGCCGCTGGATCGTCAACCCCATGTTCATCCAGCCCAAGGGGCGCAAGAGCGGCGCCTACCCGTGCGCCACCACCGCGTACACCGACCACGACGGCGGTGCCGCCCCGGTCCGCCGGTCCGACGGCACGGTCGTGCCCGACCAGCAGGACACGGTGTACGGCGGCTGA